CAAGGATCATCATGACGCTTGTGAAACTGACTTCCGTGGCCGTGCTGGCCCTGGCCCTTGGCGCTTGTCAGAGCCTGTTCCAGCCCAACATGCGCACGCCGCTGGAGGTCAAGCGCGACCGTTGGGAGCACATCAAGCCCGGTTGCAGCAATGCCGATTGCCCGCTGGTCAACATCGACACCATCCACTTCCCGGCCAACCCCAAGCTGGACGGGATCGTCGAGAAACGCCTGCTGCAACTGACCCAGGACAACGAGCGCAGCGCCCTGCCCAGCTCGCTCAAAGCCTACGAAGAGCAGTTCATGGCCAGCGCACAAAGCCGCAACAGCAGCTACCTGCAAGCCAAGGTACGCGAGCAGCATGACGGACTGGTGATCATCGAACTGTCCAGCTACCTGGACACCGGCGGCGCCCACGGCATGCCCGGACGCGGCTTCATCAACTATTCGCGCCAGCAGGACAAGGTGCTGAGCCTGCAGGACATGCTGGTGCCGGGCCAGGAAGCGACCTTCTGGAAGACCGCCGAAGAAGCCCACAAAGGCTGGCTGATCAGCACCGGCATGGACAAGGACGCCGAGTTCGTCAAGACCTGGCCGTTCCGCCAGACCCCGCACATCGCCCTGACCTACGGCGCGGTGGTGCTGAAGTACGAGGTCTATGCCATCGCCCCGTACTCCATGGGCCATATCGAGCTGAAAATCCCCTACCCGCGCCTGAACGGCGTGATCAGGCCGGAGTTGTTTCCCGGTCGCGGCTGACTGCCGGCGCGGCGGCCCAATAGACCACCCCTGCCAGCAGCAAGGCCGGCAGGGTCGAGCCGACGTTCGGCGCGTAGTGCGCCAGCAAATGGTAAGCCGCTACGCCAATCGCCCAGGCCAGCAATGCCGGCCAGTGCAGGCTGTGGATCGGGCTTGAGTCGCTGCGCCGGCGGCGGACGATGAAGTGATCGACCAGCACCACGCCGAACAGCGGCGCGAACACCGAGCCGATCAGCAACAGGAAGTTCTGGTACTGCGCCAGCGGCGCCAAGCTGGCGATCAGGGTGCACAGCACGCCAATGGCCAAGGCCAGGTGCTCGACCTTCAAGCGCAGCAGAAAACCTGTGGAGACCGCCGCCGAGTGAATATCGGCAAAAGCTTTTTCCGACTCATCGAGCAGGATCAGCAGCAACGGAATGCCCAGGCCGGCGCCAGCCAGGGCCAGCAGCAAGGTATTGACCTCGCCCGCCGGGGCAAAGGCCAGGGTGTAGGCCACGCCCAGGCTCATCATCCACACGTTGCCGATGAAATAGCCCAGCGCCGTGCCGGCAAACACCCGGCTGGCGCGCTGGCTGAAGCGTGAGTAGTCGGCAATCAATGGCAGCCACGACAGCGGCATGGCAATGGCGATATCAATGCCAATCGCCAGCGGCATCGAACCATCGCCGGCGCGCGCCCACAGCGCGGCCAGATCGGCCTTGGCAAACAGGTTCCAGGTCAGCCACAGGCAGGCGCCGATCAGCAGCC
This portion of the Pseudomonas sp. SORT22 genome encodes:
- a CDS encoding RsiV family protein, giving the protein MTLVKLTSVAVLALALGACQSLFQPNMRTPLEVKRDRWEHIKPGCSNADCPLVNIDTIHFPANPKLDGIVEKRLLQLTQDNERSALPSSLKAYEEQFMASAQSRNSSYLQAKVREQHDGLVIIELSSYLDTGGAHGMPGRGFINYSRQQDKVLSLQDMLVPGQEATFWKTAEEAHKGWLISTGMDKDAEFVKTWPFRQTPHIALTYGAVVLKYEVYAIAPYSMGHIELKIPYPRLNGVIRPELFPGRG
- the cytX gene encoding putative hydroxymethylpyrimidine transporter CytX, which encodes MSTPSQFSPDHPVSAEQRVLSGRDLCSLWFSLGIGLMVLQTGALLGPGLGLANAVLAIIVGTSVGVLLLAAVAVIGSDTGLSSMAALRRSLGSNGARLPAMLNLLQLIGWGSFEIIVMRDAASLLGERAFGEGSVLTNPLLWTLCFGALATLLAVSGPLTFVRKILRKWGIWLLIGACLWLTWNLFAKADLAALWARAGDGSMPLAIGIDIAIAMPLSWLPLIADYSRFSQRASRVFAGTALGYFIGNVWMMSLGVAYTLAFAPAGEVNTLLLALAGAGLGIPLLLILLDESEKAFADIHSAAVSTGFLLRLKVEHLALAIGVLCTLIASLAPLAQYQNFLLLIGSVFAPLFGVVLVDHFIVRRRRSDSSPIHSLHWPALLAWAIGVAAYHLLAHYAPNVGSTLPALLLAGVVYWAAAPAVSRDRETTPA